Proteins co-encoded in one Chitinophagales bacterium genomic window:
- a CDS encoding TonB-dependent receptor encodes MKFAIIPFFLILFINFTTNDLFAQSSSIQITGKVVESKTQKAVEFATVMVGNPETQKPITGTTTAVDGSFEVNTTATDFYIEVSFIGFVTKTVQDFQIVNGKVDLGTIVVSENSQALEEVVVRAEKSQTEFKLDKRVFNVGKDLSNTGASALEVLNNVPSVTVNIEGEISLRGNSGVQILINGKPSVLANEQGGALGTITAEMIEQIEVITNPSAKHDAEGTSGIINIVMKKEEKRGLNGSVTFNTGFPDNHSVGLSLNRRTEKFNLFSQLGVGYRALPSDNENINRDLVNNTTIETIGLEERNETFYNLILGTDYHINDYNVLTLSGNYALELEKQPSDTDFSFFDETGTLTSQWNRTEVTEATNPKWQYELQYKKDFKDNKDHTLLFSALGHFFGKDQSSEFNNATLFGTDIYNQQKTRADFKEETYTFKLDYTHPFSDKVTVETGAQYVTTDVGNDYAVSNLIDGEWVEDANLTNLFEYDQKVLGVYGTGAYEGDKWGIKVGLRAENTDLTTLLTNTNEENKQLFTNFFPSLHTSYKLSDHVSLQAGYSKRIRRPRLWDLNPFFNIRNNFSIRQGNPELQPEFTDSYELTSIFIFGQMSMNLGVYHLYTTDVIERVSTFENNVSTVKPYNVGTNQATGIEWNVKLGINKWLSLNGDFNFNYFNRIGTFEATNFDFNANKWTSRLTSKFKLPADIDFEVTANYNSSFQTFQGTVSDNLFADLGVRKKVFKGKAILNLSVRDVFASRIFETETLQPNFYIYNRNQRGRFVTFGVSYGFGKGEAMEFSGQKRH; translated from the coding sequence ATGAAATTTGCAATCATTCCATTTTTTCTTATTCTATTCATCAATTTTACAACAAATGACCTATTCGCTCAAAGTTCGAGCATTCAAATCACAGGTAAAGTTGTAGAAAGCAAAACGCAAAAAGCAGTTGAATTTGCAACTGTAATGGTGGGCAACCCAGAAACACAAAAGCCGATTACAGGTACAACAACTGCCGTTGACGGATCTTTTGAAGTGAATACTACTGCAACGGATTTTTACATTGAAGTTAGCTTTATTGGTTTTGTTACCAAAACTGTTCAAGATTTTCAAATAGTGAATGGGAAAGTGGATTTGGGAACTATTGTGGTGTCCGAAAACAGTCAGGCATTGGAGGAAGTAGTCGTTAGAGCCGAAAAATCGCAAACCGAATTTAAGCTCGACAAGCGGGTGTTCAATGTCGGTAAAGACTTGAGCAATACAGGCGCAAGCGCATTGGAGGTCTTGAACAATGTGCCTTCGGTGACGGTCAACATTGAAGGAGAAATCAGTTTGAGAGGCAATAGTGGAGTGCAAATTCTCATCAACGGAAAACCTTCAGTTTTGGCCAATGAACAAGGTGGCGCGCTCGGAACGATTACCGCAGAAATGATTGAACAAATTGAAGTGATAACCAATCCTTCTGCCAAACACGATGCGGAAGGCACATCGGGCATCATCAACATTGTGATGAAAAAAGAGGAAAAACGAGGATTGAACGGTTCTGTTACCTTCAATACAGGATTTCCTGACAACCATAGCGTTGGACTAAGCCTCAATCGGCGCACCGAAAAATTCAACCTGTTTAGTCAATTGGGAGTTGGTTACAGGGCTTTGCCGAGCGACAACGAAAACATCAACCGTGATTTGGTTAACAATACCACAATCGAAACCATTGGATTGGAGGAAAGAAACGAGACTTTCTACAACCTGATTCTCGGAACAGATTACCACATCAATGACTACAATGTGTTGACTTTGTCAGGTAATTATGCCCTTGAATTGGAGAAGCAACCTTCCGATACAGATTTTAGTTTTTTTGATGAAACAGGAACACTTACCTCACAATGGAACCGCACCGAAGTCACCGAAGCCACTAATCCGAAATGGCAGTACGAACTGCAATACAAAAAGGACTTCAAAGACAATAAAGACCATACGTTGTTATTCAGTGCTTTGGGGCATTTTTTTGGCAAAGACCAGTCTTCTGAATTTAACAATGCGACCTTGTTTGGTACCGATATTTACAATCAGCAAAAAACCCGTGCCGATTTTAAGGAAGAAACATATACCTTCAAACTGGACTACACACACCCTTTTTCGGACAAAGTAACCGTAGAAACGGGAGCGCAATATGTGACAACCGATGTAGGCAATGACTATGCGGTCAGTAATTTGATTGATGGTGAATGGGTAGAAGATGCGAACCTCACCAACCTATTTGAATACGACCAAAAAGTATTGGGTGTCTATGGAACAGGAGCCTATGAAGGTGATAAATGGGGTATAAAAGTAGGGCTTCGAGCCGAAAATACCGATTTGACGACCTTGCTCACCAACACCAACGAAGAAAACAAACAGCTTTTTACGAACTTTTTTCCAAGTCTCCATACTTCCTACAAACTCAGCGATCATGTTTCGCTACAAGCAGGCTATTCTAAGCGAATCAGAAGACCAAGATTGTGGGATCTGAATCCTTTTTTCAATATCCGCAACAACTTTTCGATTCGACAAGGAAATCCCGAATTGCAGCCCGAATTTACCGACTCCTACGAGTTGACGAGTATTTTCATTTTTGGGCAAATGTCTATGAACCTTGGCGTTTACCACCTTTATACGACTGATGTGATAGAACGGGTTTCCACTTTTGAAAACAATGTCAGTACAGTCAAACCGTATAACGTGGGTACAAATCAAGCAACAGGCATAGAATGGAATGTGAAGTTGGGAATTAACAAATGGTTGTCTTTAAATGGTGATTTCAACTTCAACTACTTCAATCGAATAGGAACTTTTGAAGCCACAAATTTTGACTTCAATGCCAACAAATGGACTTCCCGATTAACCTCCAAATTCAAACTGCCCGCAGACATAGATTTTGAAGTGACTGCCAACTACAATTCCAGCTTTCAAACCTTTCAGGGAACCGTCTCTGACAATTTATTTGCAGACTTGGGAGTGCGTAAAAAAGTATTCAAAGGCAAGGCAATCTTGAATCTAAGCGTGAGAGATGTCTTCGCTTCTCGCATATTTGAAACCGAAACCCTACAGCCCAATTTTTACATCTACAACCGCAATCAAAGAGGTCGGTTTGTTACATTTGGAGTGAGTTATGGTTTTGGTAAAGGGGAGGCAATGGAATTTTCTGGACAGAAAAGACATTAG